A stretch of Stigmatopora argus isolate UIUO_Sarg chromosome 22, RoL_Sarg_1.0, whole genome shotgun sequence DNA encodes these proteins:
- the LOC144067688 gene encoding rap1 GTPase-activating protein 2-like isoform X2, producing MQAARMHGIEVKERNINGGRAGVRGKGGGAKDAISCQGDAEIGPEEGRCSCGHTPQRQEREIMLRRKRSVSFGGFGWIDKSSIMALRARKREAQASSHGAEGPPPSPSPSPPRTAPPSTKDERTPDARIREVRCSLAPAGKRAVMHGRTHARSQVLEKGGPFPQVILPHSGGYWMEEPGGAAEEGADRDPENAGRDSYRLEESNPAARAYRKYFLGKEHLNFSCSSGGVGNLLLSVRHEEENGQEHLHVIVRSRAKTIYRRLSLSELPDIPSLPELVQLLCEDAADLRFSPVVYPKASQLIVNYDEHELNDTFKFGVIFQGFGQVSEEELFGNNEETPAFRDLLQLLGDNVTLRDFKGFRGGLDVSHGQTGSQSVYTVHRRREVMFHVSTKLPFTEGDSQQLQRKRHIGNDIVALVFQERATPFVPDMIASNFLHAFVLVQAEDPGSDRPGYKVSVTAREDVPAFGPPLPDPPIFKKGPEFREFLLTKLINAELACYKSVRFSRLEERTRAALLDALDEELRRRSRRTLGRTAGTDEEARGEDGHAHGGLLESIKRAMRGRSVSMETVSRGGVAAGGLPTSLSGGGLAHIGADCHAKSPAKRRSALLPRLLSVDSQTDKHGQRSFPSDRRSFEARRPASEAKSEAPWRSPPLTRQRQ from the exons aTGCAGGCTGCGCGCATGCATGGAATTGAAGTGAAAGAAAGAAACATtaacggcgggcgggcgggcgttcGGGGAAAAGGAGGTGGCGCAAAGGACGCTATTTCTTGCCAGGGGGATGCGGAGATAGGACCAGAGGAGGGGAGGTGCTCTTGCGGTCACACACCACAAAGACAAGAGAGAGAGATCATgctgaggaggaagaggagcgtGTCCTTCGGCGGCTTCGGCTG GATCGACAAATCTTCCATCATGGCCCTGAGAGCTCG CAAACGAGAAGCGCAGGCGTCCTCCCACGGCGCCGAGGGCCCGCCGCCCTCGCCTTCGCCCTCGCCTCCACGCACCGCACCCCCCAGCACCAAG GACGAACGCACACCTGACGCCAGGATCCGGGAGGTGAGATGCTCTCTCGCCCCGGCCGGCAAGCGTGCCGTAATGCacggacgcacgcacgcacgctcgCAGGTATTGGAGAAGGGAGGGCCCTTCCCGCAAGTCATCCTCCCCCACTCGGGAGGCTACTGGATGGAGGAGCCCGGGGGAGCCGCGGAGGAGGGAGCGGACCGGGACCCCGAAAACGCCGGCCGCGATAGCTATCGCCTGGAGGAGTCCAACCCGGCCGCGCGGGCCTACAGGAAGTACTTCTTGGGCAAG GAACATTTAAACTTTTCTTGCTCGTCCGGCGGCGTAGGAAACCTGCTGCTGTCCGTCAGGCACGAAGAGGAGAATGGACAGGAACACCTCCACGTCATCGTCAG GTCTCGGGCGAAGACCATCTATCGACGGCTGTCGCTGAGCGAACTGCCCGATATTCCCAGTTTGCCGGAGCTGGTTCAG CTGCTCTGCGAGGACGCGGCCGACCTCCGTTTCAGTCCCGTCGTCTACCCCAAG GCGTCTCAGCTGATCGTCAACTACGACGAGCACGAGCTCAACGACACCTTCAAGTTTGGAGTCATTTTCCAAGGCTTTGGAcag GTTTCCGAGGAAGAACTGTTCGGGAACAACGAGGAAACGCCGGCCTTCCGCGACCTTCTGCAGCTGCTGGGCGACAACGTCACACTGCGGGACTTTAAAGG GTTCCGCGGGGGTCTGGACGTGTCCCACGGTCAGACGGGCTCTCAGTCCGTCTATACGGTCCACAGGCGGCGGGAGGTCATGTTCCACGTCTCCACCAAACTGCCTTTCACCGAGGGAGACAGCCAACAG CTCCAGCGGAAGCGACACATCGGAAACGACATCGTGGCGTTGGTGTTCCAGGAGCGGGCCACCCCTTTTGTGCCGGACATGATCGCTTCCAACTTCTTGCACGCCTTCGTCCTGGTGCAAGCGGAGGATCCTGGCTCGGACCGCCCCGGCTACAAG GTGTCCGTTACGGCGCGAGAAGACGTGCCGGCGTTCGGCCCTCCACTCCCGGACCCGCCCATTTTTAAGAAG GGTCCGGAGTTTCGGGAATTCCTCCTCACCAAGCTCATCAACGCCGAGCTGGCCTGCTACAAGAGCGTCCGCTTCTCGCGACTGGAG GAGCGGACCAGGGCCGCCTTGCTGGACGCCCTCGACGAGGAGCTGCGCAGACGCTCGCGGAGAACGCTGGGGAGGACGGCCGGAACGGACGAGGAGGCGCGGGGCGAAGACGGCCACGCCCACGGAGGTCTGCTGGAATCCATCAAG AGGGCCATGCGAGGGCGAAGCGTCTCCATGGAGACCGTGTCGAGGGGAGGCGTCGCCGCTGGCGGGCTGCCCACCAGTTTGAGCGGCGGGGGCTTGGCGCACATCGGCGCCGAC TGTCACGCCAAGTCTCCGGCCAAACGGAGGTCGGCTCTGCTCCCCCGATTGTTGAGCGTGGACAGCCAAACGGACAAGCACGGCCAACGGAG TTTCCCCAGCGACCGGAGGAGCTTCGAGGCCCGTCGGCCCGCGTCGGAGGCCAAGTCGGAGGCGCCCTGGAGATCGCCGCCGCTCACGAGGCAGCGCCAGTGA
- the LOC144067688 gene encoding rap1 GTPase-activating protein 2-like isoform X7, which yields MALRARKREAQASSHGAEGPPPSPSPSPPRTAPPSTKSAHFFGATADGMEDERTPDARIREVRCSLAPAGKRAVMHGRTHARSQVLEKGGPFPQVILPHSGGYWMEEPGGAAEEGADRDPENAGRDSYRLEESNPAARAYRKYFLGKEHLNFSCSSGGVGNLLLSVRHEEENGQEHLHVIVRSRAKTIYRRLSLSELPDIPSLPELVQLLCEDAADLRFSPVVYPKASQLIVNYDEHELNDTFKFGVIFQGFGQVSEEELFGNNEETPAFRDLLQLLGDNVTLRDFKGFRGGLDVSHGQTGSQSVYTVHRRREVMFHVSTKLPFTEGDSQQLQRKRHIGNDIVALVFQERATPFVPDMIASNFLHAFVLVQAEDPGSDRPGYKVSVTAREDVPAFGPPLPDPPIFKKGPEFREFLLTKLINAELACYKSVRFSRLEERTRAALLDALDEELRRRSRRTLGRTAGTDEEARGEDGHAHGGLLESIKRAMRGRSVSMETVSRGGVAAGGLPTSLSGGGLAHIGADCHAKSPAKRRSALLPRLLSVDSQTDKHGQRSFPSDRRSFEARRPASEAKSEAPWRSPPLTRQRQ from the exons ATGGCCCTGAGAGCTCG CAAACGAGAAGCGCAGGCGTCCTCCCACGGCGCCGAGGGCCCGCCGCCCTCGCCTTCGCCCTCGCCTCCACGCACCGCACCCCCCAGCACCAAG TCGGCTCATTTCTTTGGCGCCACCGCGGACGGGATGGAG GACGAACGCACACCTGACGCCAGGATCCGGGAGGTGAGATGCTCTCTCGCCCCGGCCGGCAAGCGTGCCGTAATGCacggacgcacgcacgcacgctcgCAGGTATTGGAGAAGGGAGGGCCCTTCCCGCAAGTCATCCTCCCCCACTCGGGAGGCTACTGGATGGAGGAGCCCGGGGGAGCCGCGGAGGAGGGAGCGGACCGGGACCCCGAAAACGCCGGCCGCGATAGCTATCGCCTGGAGGAGTCCAACCCGGCCGCGCGGGCCTACAGGAAGTACTTCTTGGGCAAG GAACATTTAAACTTTTCTTGCTCGTCCGGCGGCGTAGGAAACCTGCTGCTGTCCGTCAGGCACGAAGAGGAGAATGGACAGGAACACCTCCACGTCATCGTCAG GTCTCGGGCGAAGACCATCTATCGACGGCTGTCGCTGAGCGAACTGCCCGATATTCCCAGTTTGCCGGAGCTGGTTCAG CTGCTCTGCGAGGACGCGGCCGACCTCCGTTTCAGTCCCGTCGTCTACCCCAAG GCGTCTCAGCTGATCGTCAACTACGACGAGCACGAGCTCAACGACACCTTCAAGTTTGGAGTCATTTTCCAAGGCTTTGGAcag GTTTCCGAGGAAGAACTGTTCGGGAACAACGAGGAAACGCCGGCCTTCCGCGACCTTCTGCAGCTGCTGGGCGACAACGTCACACTGCGGGACTTTAAAGG GTTCCGCGGGGGTCTGGACGTGTCCCACGGTCAGACGGGCTCTCAGTCCGTCTATACGGTCCACAGGCGGCGGGAGGTCATGTTCCACGTCTCCACCAAACTGCCTTTCACCGAGGGAGACAGCCAACAG CTCCAGCGGAAGCGACACATCGGAAACGACATCGTGGCGTTGGTGTTCCAGGAGCGGGCCACCCCTTTTGTGCCGGACATGATCGCTTCCAACTTCTTGCACGCCTTCGTCCTGGTGCAAGCGGAGGATCCTGGCTCGGACCGCCCCGGCTACAAG GTGTCCGTTACGGCGCGAGAAGACGTGCCGGCGTTCGGCCCTCCACTCCCGGACCCGCCCATTTTTAAGAAG GGTCCGGAGTTTCGGGAATTCCTCCTCACCAAGCTCATCAACGCCGAGCTGGCCTGCTACAAGAGCGTCCGCTTCTCGCGACTGGAG GAGCGGACCAGGGCCGCCTTGCTGGACGCCCTCGACGAGGAGCTGCGCAGACGCTCGCGGAGAACGCTGGGGAGGACGGCCGGAACGGACGAGGAGGCGCGGGGCGAAGACGGCCACGCCCACGGAGGTCTGCTGGAATCCATCAAG AGGGCCATGCGAGGGCGAAGCGTCTCCATGGAGACCGTGTCGAGGGGAGGCGTCGCCGCTGGCGGGCTGCCCACCAGTTTGAGCGGCGGGGGCTTGGCGCACATCGGCGCCGAC TGTCACGCCAAGTCTCCGGCCAAACGGAGGTCGGCTCTGCTCCCCCGATTGTTGAGCGTGGACAGCCAAACGGACAAGCACGGCCAACGGAG TTTCCCCAGCGACCGGAGGAGCTTCGAGGCCCGTCGGCCCGCGTCGGAGGCCAAGTCGGAGGCGCCCTGGAGATCGCCGCCGCTCACGAGGCAGCGCCAGTGA